The following are from one region of the Paraglaciecola sp. L1A13 genome:
- a CDS encoding CHASE domain-containing protein — protein MKWLLFPIIIMLIGILISVNAEYNTQKKQADLVKKTLQSDLIKIKSDFNERIKFYSYGLTGLHGLITTIGLDNFDFQTMTRYAQNRNFQEEFPGLRGLGFIQKVEQDDLADFLNVQKQMRPDKIFNLRQLSPHNDSLFIIRYIEPELNNKSAVGLDIGSETTRRNAAINSAQNNELQISALITLVQANEKAKQGFLILMPVYDIALIPEEPASRLHHLLGWTYAPVLIDEVINSNSEFPRDVNLSITDVTDPHAENLFYQHQYQNSIDSTLTYSEKVPVFGRDWALTISAQPAYIQRVKTSQDYATFFQYLISTIVVALLGFSVLLIIVRKEELQRHQQELHIAKEKTLTDTNEQLEELVEKRTKEISNANALQNAILENANYSVIATDTAGLITLFNPAAEQLLGYKAKDLIQKETPALFHIESEVLERARLVSKELQCELPHAIDVFFAKSSKGIPDNSNWTYVSKDGKHIPVRLNLTALRNELNEIIGYLGIAYDLTEQIEKENALAAAKESAEKANLAKSEFLANMSHEIRTPLNGIFGTLQLLRDETDKKRIKQYIDLASKSTTTLNELVNDILDVSKLEVGKLDLHNTPVNLTELLTVIESELIASIQKKSLKLTVHIDLTQNVWMADELRLKQILLNILTNAVKFTHTGEINLSICNNNDKGVSIVIKDSGIGMNKAAQERLFKRFEQADQSITRQYGGTGLGMPIVLSLVTLMKGEIKVSSTENIGTIVDVFLPLVALDSHDLVKKINVPSEASLKVKTILIAEDNDINQIIINSMLEKSYTDIHTVENGQLAVDFAIKKHVDVVLMDIQMPVMDGVEACKLIKLSKPNLPIIAITANIYAEDLARYKEAGFDATVAKPFDKDNLLASIAKALKA, from the coding sequence ATGAAATGGTTACTTTTTCCAATCATCATCATGCTAATTGGCATTTTGATCTCTGTGAATGCTGAATATAATACGCAAAAAAAACAAGCTGATTTAGTCAAAAAAACCCTGCAAAGTGATTTAATCAAGATCAAATCTGATTTTAATGAGCGCATTAAATTCTATAGCTATGGTTTAACGGGTCTTCATGGACTTATCACGACAATAGGTTTAGACAATTTCGATTTTCAGACAATGACCCGCTACGCACAAAATCGGAACTTTCAAGAAGAGTTTCCAGGTCTTCGCGGTTTAGGTTTTATTCAAAAGGTCGAACAAGACGATTTAGCTGATTTTTTGAATGTGCAAAAACAAATGCGACCGGACAAAATATTTAACTTACGCCAGTTATCGCCTCATAATGACAGTCTATTTATCATTCGTTATATCGAACCAGAACTAAATAATAAAAGTGCCGTAGGACTTGATATTGGCTCAGAAACAACAAGACGTAATGCGGCCATAAACTCAGCACAGAATAATGAATTGCAAATAAGTGCGCTCATAACTCTGGTACAGGCCAATGAGAAAGCCAAACAAGGTTTCTTAATACTAATGCCAGTATATGACATAGCGTTAATTCCTGAAGAGCCCGCTAGCAGATTACATCATCTACTTGGTTGGACTTACGCACCGGTATTAATAGATGAAGTGATAAACTCAAATAGTGAATTTCCACGTGATGTGAACCTCTCAATTACTGACGTGACCGACCCACATGCAGAAAATTTATTTTATCAACATCAATATCAAAACTCGATTGATAGCACGTTAACCTATAGCGAAAAAGTGCCCGTTTTTGGACGGGATTGGGCATTAACTATCTCGGCACAACCGGCGTACATTCAACGAGTCAAAACATCTCAAGACTATGCAACGTTCTTCCAATACCTGATATCCACTATCGTCGTTGCGCTTTTAGGCTTTAGTGTTCTACTCATCATTGTTCGTAAAGAAGAGTTGCAGCGCCATCAACAAGAGCTTCATATAGCGAAAGAGAAAACGCTCACTGATACTAATGAGCAACTCGAAGAGTTAGTTGAAAAGCGCACCAAAGAAATCAGTAATGCAAATGCATTGCAAAATGCGATTTTGGAAAATGCTAACTATTCGGTGATAGCCACTGATACCGCAGGGCTTATCACCCTGTTTAATCCGGCAGCAGAGCAATTACTTGGCTATAAAGCGAAAGATTTAATCCAAAAAGAGACGCCCGCCTTGTTTCATATCGAATCTGAGGTACTTGAACGCGCACGATTGGTTTCTAAAGAATTACAATGCGAACTCCCCCATGCTATTGATGTTTTTTTTGCTAAATCCAGTAAAGGAATACCTGATAATTCAAACTGGACCTACGTTAGCAAAGATGGGAAGCACATCCCCGTGCGACTTAATTTAACTGCACTTCGAAATGAGCTAAATGAAATAATCGGTTATCTCGGTATAGCGTATGATTTAACCGAACAAATTGAAAAAGAAAATGCGCTAGCTGCAGCAAAAGAATCCGCTGAGAAAGCAAATTTAGCAAAGTCTGAGTTTTTGGCAAATATGAGTCATGAAATTCGCACACCGTTAAATGGCATATTTGGCACACTTCAGCTTCTGCGCGACGAGACGGATAAAAAAAGAATAAAGCAATATATAGATCTAGCATCTAAATCAACCACGACACTTAACGAGTTGGTAAATGACATTTTAGACGTTTCTAAATTAGAAGTTGGAAAACTAGATCTCCACAATACCCCTGTAAACTTAACTGAGCTATTAACGGTAATCGAGTCAGAATTAATCGCCAGTATCCAAAAAAAGTCATTGAAACTTACGGTTCATATCGATTTAACACAAAATGTTTGGATGGCAGATGAACTGAGACTCAAACAAATATTGCTAAATATATTGACCAACGCCGTAAAATTTACGCATACGGGCGAAATCAATTTATCAATTTGTAATAACAACGATAAAGGCGTCTCTATTGTCATTAAAGACTCAGGCATAGGGATGAATAAAGCCGCACAAGAAAGATTATTTAAACGCTTCGAACAGGCAGACCAATCGATTACGCGCCAATATGGAGGCACGGGATTAGGCATGCCTATTGTTCTTTCGTTAGTGACGCTAATGAAAGGAGAAATAAAGGTTTCCAGTACTGAGAACATAGGTACGATTGTTGACGTCTTTTTGCCGTTGGTGGCGCTTGATTCGCATGATTTAGTCAAAAAAATTAACGTCCCTTCCGAAGCATCACTTAAAGTAAAAACAATATTGATAGCAGAAGATAACGATATTAATCAGATCATCATCAACTCAATGTTAGAAAAAAGCTATACAGATATACACACGGTAGAAAACGGCCAATTAGCTGTGGACTTTGCGATAAAAAAGCATGTAGATGTTGTACTTATGGATATTCAAATGCCCGTGATGGACGGTGTAGAAGCTTGCAAGCTGATAAAATTAAGTAAGCCCAATTTACCAATAATTGCCATAACAGCTAATATTTACGCAGAAGATTTGGCGCGCTACAAAGAAGCCGGTTTTGATGCAACTGTTGCTAAGCCTTTTGACAAAGATAATCTGCTCGCAAGCATAGCAAAAGCATTGAAAGCCTAA
- the dauA gene encoding C4-dicarboxylic acid transporter DauA, which yields MFSALRKSLASRATFSDIQANILAGLTVGVIALPLSMALAIASGVPPQHGLYTAIVAGIVIAISGGSKVNISGPTAAFVVVLLPIVQQFGIGGLLVSGLMAGIVLIMMGVGKLGKLIEIVPYPVIIGFTAGIGVVIGTFQIKDFLGLDIQTQNGDYLDKLILIVNSLPTINWQESLIGGLTISILLLWPRVRSKIPGHLVALFLGSMIAWLLSQFSQDFSVATIGSRFHYEINGITGNGIPAILPAFEWPWNLSGANGKPIGLSFELIKLLLPSAITIAILGSLESLLCSVVADGMTGKKHNSNDELIGQGIGNIIAPLFGGIPATAAIARTAANIKAGGSTPLASVVHGLFVLGAILALTPLLAYIPMASMAALLIVVAWNMSEAKQFIRTIKIAPRDDVIVLILCFSLTVLFDMTIAVAVGMGLAAMLFIRRSIKVTNTTRIEKNHGVHGDLPNSIAIYDINGSLFFGSAQKALEAISRVTPDLRVVILDMTEVNMLDMSAIVAMESIADTLEKQQVFLIISNLQERMALKLHRVGITDKPAEIHFSRTLADAIAVANKIL from the coding sequence TTGTTTTCAGCATTAAGAAAATCCTTAGCTAGTCGCGCTACATTTTCAGATATTCAAGCGAATATTCTTGCAGGATTAACGGTTGGTGTAATTGCGCTGCCCCTTTCTATGGCACTCGCCATTGCAAGCGGGGTTCCGCCACAGCATGGCCTGTATACCGCTATTGTCGCAGGCATTGTTATTGCCATCAGCGGAGGGTCGAAGGTCAATATATCGGGTCCCACGGCAGCGTTTGTGGTTGTGTTATTGCCGATCGTTCAGCAGTTTGGTATAGGCGGTTTGCTGGTTAGTGGCTTAATGGCTGGTATTGTTTTGATAATGATGGGCGTAGGCAAACTCGGTAAGCTTATCGAGATTGTTCCATACCCTGTCATAATCGGTTTTACAGCAGGCATTGGTGTTGTGATTGGTACCTTCCAAATAAAAGACTTTCTAGGACTCGACATCCAAACACAGAATGGCGATTATCTCGATAAACTTATATTGATCGTGAATTCATTACCAACCATTAACTGGCAAGAGTCTTTAATTGGTGGGTTAACCATTTCCATATTGCTGCTGTGGCCACGTGTTCGATCAAAAATACCGGGTCATCTGGTCGCTCTTTTTTTAGGCTCCATGATTGCATGGTTACTTAGCCAGTTCAGTCAGGATTTTTCGGTTGCGACAATCGGTAGTCGATTTCACTATGAGATAAATGGCATAACAGGTAATGGTATTCCTGCCATATTGCCAGCTTTTGAATGGCCGTGGAATTTATCTGGTGCCAACGGTAAACCCATTGGTTTAAGTTTTGAACTTATCAAGCTGCTATTACCTTCAGCGATCACCATTGCGATACTGGGTTCGCTTGAATCGCTGTTATGTTCGGTGGTAGCTGACGGTATGACGGGAAAGAAACATAATTCGAATGATGAACTTATTGGACAGGGTATTGGTAATATTATCGCCCCGTTATTTGGAGGCATTCCTGCCACTGCCGCTATTGCCCGTACCGCAGCAAACATCAAAGCAGGTGGCAGTACTCCGCTGGCTTCAGTGGTACATGGTCTGTTTGTTCTCGGGGCGATATTGGCGCTTACACCTTTACTCGCATATATACCTATGGCTTCGATGGCGGCATTATTAATTGTGGTTGCATGGAATATGAGTGAAGCAAAACAATTTATACGGACGATAAAAATTGCCCCAAGGGATGACGTCATTGTTCTGATTTTATGTTTTTCACTCACGGTATTATTTGATATGACTATTGCTGTCGCGGTAGGCATGGGGTTGGCCGCAATGTTATTTATCCGCAGAAGCATTAAAGTAACAAATACGACTAGGATTGAGAAAAATCATGGAGTCCATGGAGATCTGCCCAACAGTATTGCCATATATGACATTAACGGATCCTTGTTCTTCGGCTCAGCACAAAAAGCACTGGAAGCTATTTCTAGAGTGACACCAGATCTACGGGTGGTCATACTCGATATGACGGAGGTTAACATGCTCGATATGAGCGCTATTGTAGCAATGGAATCAATTGCAGATACCCTCGAAAAACAACAAGTATTCTTAATTATCAGTAACTTGCAAGAAAGAATGGCACTAAAATTACATCGTGTTGGTATCACTGATAAACCTGCAGAAATACATTTTTCGAGGACATTAGCGGATGCGATTGCAGTGGCTAACAAAATACTCTAA
- a CDS encoding prolyl oligopeptidase family serine peptidase, with translation MKLFIILVALTLVGCKNDPNPAELNKAEALPPIFQEVRHGELYTDHFHWLRDTETSEISSPPVLKYLESEKQKTKRYFASKSNKISEVFAEIKSRLPQGQTEDTWENAGHTLHTEYQQNGEYRIWYYLPPGSSHRKLLLDENIRSKNQLSYKLLSLQLSPNAKYLAWVENSSGVHSLHIKSVDGNAEIIQTIDNVKDDIEWSRGSDTIYYVELDEYGREYKVVSKSIGSGAEYKTLYEEQDDERFVFIHKSLSNKYLIINSLTWSSSEVRILDLTKDNAVPTLVFSRDKEATFFLDHINGTFIVESNILDENSDVFKYTTVFFDEEKATKLIDSSAGTIIKETIVFEKFIATHERKNGVDQLRITDINTGFSHFVKFDDEQYGLTFGDIKQSLNSNILRVRYESLLTPRTVYEYNVDTKQIVTKKTIQIPGYKKADYIAKQLKVDTSDGVQVPVSIIYHKDTPPSKTQPLYLYVYGSYGEGIPPEFPIIAMSLINRGFTYAIAHVRGGDELGNDWHEQGRLMNRKNSFSDFLSVANYLVSANFVKKGNIHASAESAGGTIVAVALNKEPELFKKVAMLVPFVDVVNTLMDETLNYTIADWDEFGNPKKDPAVYKYQMSYSPYDNIQPQDYPGIYVSAAIDDPAVGYWEVAKWVSKINKLRTNNEQLIFDIRNGGHIKGGRYERYHSFAKFIVFFLDDGKG, from the coding sequence ATGAAGCTATTTATTATCCTTGTGGCACTAACCTTAGTTGGTTGTAAAAACGATCCTAACCCGGCTGAACTTAATAAAGCAGAGGCTTTACCCCCTATATTTCAGGAGGTCCGGCATGGAGAGTTGTATACAGATCACTTTCACTGGCTTAGGGACACAGAAACCTCGGAAATAAGCTCCCCACCAGTGCTCAAATATCTTGAGTCTGAAAAACAAAAGACCAAACGTTATTTTGCCTCTAAAAGTAATAAAATTTCTGAAGTGTTTGCTGAAATAAAGAGCAGATTGCCACAAGGGCAGACCGAAGACACTTGGGAAAATGCGGGACATACCTTACATACAGAGTATCAACAAAATGGCGAATACCGCATTTGGTACTATTTGCCACCGGGATCTAGTCATAGAAAATTACTATTAGACGAGAATATTAGAAGTAAAAATCAGCTTTCATATAAATTACTAAGTTTGCAATTATCACCTAACGCCAAGTATTTGGCGTGGGTAGAAAACTCTTCCGGTGTTCATTCACTTCATATTAAATCTGTTGATGGTAACGCAGAAATAATTCAAACAATTGATAACGTTAAAGATGATATTGAATGGAGCAGGGGATCTGACACCATATACTATGTTGAACTTGATGAGTACGGCCGAGAGTATAAAGTTGTTTCTAAGTCGATAGGCTCCGGCGCTGAATACAAAACACTATACGAAGAACAAGATGACGAACGTTTTGTTTTCATCCATAAATCACTGTCCAACAAGTATTTAATAATCAATAGTCTTACTTGGTCTAGCTCAGAAGTAAGGATTCTCGACTTAACTAAAGATAATGCTGTGCCTACTTTGGTTTTCTCAAGAGATAAAGAGGCTACTTTTTTTCTTGACCACATTAACGGAACGTTCATTGTTGAATCTAATATCCTCGATGAAAATTCTGATGTTTTTAAGTACACCACCGTTTTTTTTGATGAAGAAAAGGCAACTAAGCTGATTGATAGTTCAGCTGGCACCATTATAAAAGAGACGATAGTTTTCGAAAAATTTATTGCTACGCATGAAAGAAAAAATGGAGTAGATCAACTTAGGATAACCGATATAAATACAGGCTTTAGTCATTTTGTTAAATTTGATGATGAGCAGTATGGGTTAACGTTTGGTGATATCAAACAGAGTCTTAATAGTAATATTTTACGAGTCAGATATGAGTCCTTGTTAACGCCTAGAACAGTGTACGAATACAACGTAGATACAAAGCAAATCGTGACAAAGAAAACTATACAAATACCAGGTTACAAGAAAGCAGACTACATAGCTAAGCAACTAAAAGTAGACACAAGTGATGGGGTACAAGTACCGGTTTCTATTATTTATCATAAAGATACCCCGCCCAGTAAAACTCAACCGTTGTACTTATACGTATACGGTAGCTATGGCGAAGGAATCCCCCCAGAGTTTCCAATAATAGCCATGAGCCTAATTAATAGAGGGTTTACGTATGCCATTGCACATGTAAGAGGCGGTGATGAGCTAGGAAATGATTGGCACGAACAAGGTAGATTAATGAATCGTAAAAATTCCTTTTCAGATTTTTTATCTGTAGCTAACTATCTAGTGTCAGCCAATTTCGTGAAGAAAGGCAATATCCATGCTTCTGCGGAGAGCGCAGGTGGAACTATTGTTGCTGTAGCGTTGAATAAAGAGCCTGAACTATTTAAAAAAGTGGCTATGTTAGTGCCATTTGTTGATGTAGTTAACACCCTAATGGATGAAACGCTGAATTATACAATTGCAGATTGGGATGAGTTTGGAAATCCAAAGAAAGACCCGGCAGTATACAAGTATCAAATGTCATACTCCCCATACGACAATATTCAGCCTCAAGACTATCCTGGTATATATGTTAGCGCAGCTATAGACGACCCGGCAGTTGGCTATTGGGAAGTAGCAAAATGGGTATCAAAAATTAATAAGTTAAGGACGAATAACGAACAGTTAATATTCGATATACGCAATGGAGGTCATATCAAAGGTGGTCGCTATGAGCGATATCATAGTTTTGCTAAGTTTATTGTGTTCTTCCTTGACGATGGTAAGGGCTAA
- a CDS encoding isoprenylcysteine carboxylmethyltransferase family protein, with protein sequence MFKLKLPPPVIFCIAGLSMFALVGYNIDAGKFRFLFAGSCWFIAILNAIFALRSFKKNRTTANPHHLERVTTLVTTGVFAYSRNPMYLSLIIMLIGWAIILGSWWTMGIIFLFLVYMTQFQIKPEERVLAKKFGIEYKLYCSNVRRWL encoded by the coding sequence ATGTTCAAATTAAAATTACCACCTCCCGTCATTTTTTGTATTGCCGGCTTAAGCATGTTTGCACTTGTTGGGTATAACATTGACGCTGGTAAATTTCGTTTTTTATTTGCTGGTAGCTGCTGGTTTATCGCTATTCTAAATGCAATTTTCGCATTACGATCATTTAAGAAAAATCGAACGACCGCTAACCCCCATCATCTTGAAAGAGTAACGACGTTAGTGACCACAGGCGTTTTTGCGTATTCTAGAAATCCCATGTATTTATCACTAATTATTATGCTAATTGGTTGGGCGATAATATTAGGTTCATGGTGGACTATGGGGATAATATTTTTGTTTTTAGTGTATATGACACAGTTTCAAATTAAACCAGAAGAAAGAGTGTTAGCTAAAAAATTTGGTATTGAGTACAAATTATACTGCAGTAATGTTAGACGCTGGTTGTGA
- a CDS encoding SDR family oxidoreductase, translating to MKIAITAASGHLGTEVVKATIALQTKEDVIGLARTPDKAKPFGIEVRLGDHNDINGLEKSLQSIDTLLLVSGMDTPDKRIEQHRNVIQAAKRAGVKKIVYTSIQGAEENTAFSPVVQSNRQTEKDISSSGLEWVIGRNGIYIEPDIEYIDSYQKAGGIFNCAGNGRCGYTSRTELAYAYAKILTEDKHNAQIYNLHGQAITQYQLADYLNMAFDTHLAYTPMTVEEYRANRVAELGEFLGTVIAGIYQGICEGKADNPSHYLAAAGREHESWQNYFARIKSNV from the coding sequence TTGAAAATTGCAATCACCGCCGCAAGTGGGCATTTAGGTACAGAAGTAGTTAAAGCAACAATCGCTTTGCAGACAAAAGAAGATGTAATCGGGTTAGCGCGAACACCAGATAAAGCCAAACCTTTTGGTATAGAAGTTCGTCTAGGTGATCACAATGATATAAATGGTTTGGAAAAATCATTGCAGTCTATTGACACCTTGCTATTAGTTTCTGGTATGGATACCCCGGACAAGCGCATTGAGCAACATAGAAATGTTATTCAGGCAGCGAAGCGCGCTGGGGTCAAAAAGATTGTTTATACCAGCATACAAGGGGCAGAAGAAAATACAGCTTTTTCGCCAGTGGTGCAAAGTAACAGACAAACCGAAAAAGATATTAGCAGCAGTGGTTTGGAATGGGTTATTGGGCGTAATGGTATTTATATCGAACCTGATATTGAATATATCGATAGTTATCAAAAAGCAGGTGGCATATTTAATTGTGCCGGTAATGGTCGATGTGGCTATACCTCAAGAACAGAGCTAGCTTATGCATACGCAAAAATACTAACTGAGGATAAACATAATGCTCAGATCTACAATTTGCATGGTCAAGCGATCACCCAATATCAACTTGCTGATTATCTTAATATGGCGTTTGATACACATTTAGCTTATACACCCATGACGGTGGAAGAATATCGAGCAAACCGGGTCGCTGAATTGGGCGAATTTCTAGGTACGGTTATCGCGGGTATCTATCAGGGAATTTGCGAGGGTAAAGCGGATAATCCAAGTCATTACCTTGCTGCGGCTGGCCGAGAGCACGAAAGCTGGCAGAACTACTTTGCCCGTATTAAATCAAACGTATGA
- the egtB gene encoding ergothioneine biosynthesis protein EgtB translates to MLSAQYRLTRQYTESLCAPLNIEDYIPQAIDFTSPPKWHLAHTSWFFEEMILTKFMADYTVFDGHFTFLFNSYYQSVGEKAVRAQRGLITRPTVEQVYQYRHYVDEHMVRLLSSDISDDIKALVTLGINHEQQHQELLLTDLKYTLALNPIYPVYQVDFDLVGKHSAVTSIDMPWLRIDEGVYEIGHQDDSFCFDNERGRHKVYLHPYEIATSLVTNGEYLEFIQSGGYSTFNYWLDDGWTWLCANQINSPLYWKQIDGQWFYYTLAGLKALDMQASVSHVSYYEANAFANWKHMRLATEFEWEVASNQFDWGLRWEWTSSAYLAYPGFNVSEGAVGEYNGKFMINQMVLRGASVATTPNHSRATYRNFFQPHFQWQYSGIRLVK, encoded by the coding sequence ATGCTATCAGCCCAATATCGACTAACGCGGCAATATACTGAGTCGCTTTGTGCGCCACTTAACATCGAAGATTATATTCCCCAAGCGATTGACTTCACCAGTCCGCCGAAATGGCATTTGGCCCATACTAGCTGGTTTTTTGAAGAAATGATTTTGACTAAGTTCATGGCGGATTATACGGTATTCGATGGTCATTTTACGTTTTTGTTTAACAGCTATTATCAAAGCGTCGGCGAAAAAGCCGTACGCGCACAGCGCGGCCTCATTACACGGCCGACTGTTGAACAGGTCTATCAATATCGTCATTATGTTGATGAGCACATGGTGCGTTTGCTCAGTTCGGATATATCTGATGACATTAAAGCGCTTGTGACGCTGGGAATAAATCATGAGCAACAACATCAAGAGTTGTTACTTACCGATCTAAAATACACGCTGGCGTTAAATCCTATTTACCCCGTGTATCAAGTAGATTTCGATCTTGTGGGTAAACATTCCGCAGTTACGTCAATAGATATGCCTTGGCTACGTATTGACGAAGGCGTTTATGAAATTGGCCATCAAGACGATAGTTTTTGCTTCGATAACGAACGAGGGCGGCACAAGGTGTATTTACATCCTTATGAAATCGCTACCTCATTGGTAACAAATGGCGAGTATCTTGAATTTATACAAAGTGGCGGTTATAGCACATTTAACTACTGGTTAGACGATGGCTGGACATGGTTATGTGCCAATCAAATTAATAGTCCCTTGTACTGGAAACAGATTGACGGCCAGTGGTTTTATTACACCTTAGCGGGGTTGAAGGCGCTAGACATGCAAGCCAGCGTATCCCATGTTTCTTATTATGAAGCCAATGCATTCGCTAATTGGAAGCATATGCGTTTGGCCACCGAGTTTGAATGGGAAGTTGCCTCAAATCAATTTGATTGGGGCTTACGCTGGGAATGGACGTCATCTGCCTATCTGGCGTATCCGGGGTTTAACGTAAGTGAAGGGGCCGTTGGGGAATACAATGGAAAGTTTATGATTAACCAAATGGTATTACGCGGTGCCTCTGTCGCTACAACACCTAACCATTCAAGGGCCACATACCGAAATTTTTTCCAGCCACATTTTCAATGGCAATACTCAGGTATTCGATTAGTTAAATAA